One Solanum lycopersicum chromosome 2, SLM_r2.1 genomic region harbors:
- the LOC101252739 gene encoding protein S40-1: MDEFNSNRNRGKTEKDGDFEEEDVWGYVNERDSSTVILPRGKSTSHKSSSSSSPVKIPEWFKNSNNKKSRRRVSTIITEDDSSFSSVTYPGNVVVEEEEDDYGDGIVPPHEYIARRVARNQIASFSMMEGVGRTLKGRDLSKLRNAILTKTGFLE, translated from the coding sequence ATGGATGAGTTTAATAGCAACAGAAACAGAGGAAAAACAGAGAAAGATGGagactttgaagaagaagatgtatGGGGTTATGTGAATGAAAGAGATTCATCAACAGTGATTCTTCCAAGAGGAAAAAGTACGTCGCATAagtcatcatcttcatcaagtCCTGTTAAGATTCCAGAATGGTTCAAGAATAGCAATAACAAGAAATCAAGAAGAAGAGTTAGTACTATCATAACAGAGGATGATTCTTCTTTCTCATCAGTTACTTATCCTGGAAATGTCGTGgtcgaagaagaagaagatgattatGGTGATGGAATAGTGCCACCCCATGAATATATAGCAAGAAGAGTAGCAAGGAATCAAATAGCTTCATTTTCAATGATGGAAGGTGTTGGAAGGACTCTCAAGGGAAGGGACCTTAGCAAATTGAGGAATGCCATTTTAACTAAGACAGGTTTTTTGGAATAG